A genomic stretch from Nocardia wallacei includes:
- a CDS encoding ABC transporter ATP-binding protein, whose translation MPSLLEVDDVTVVFGGNRALDGAGLRAERGAVTGLIGPNGAGKSTLFDVICGLRKPTTGRVAIGGADVTRLGPSRRSRHGLARTFQRLELFGRLTVRDNLLVAAELGRHRRQAAGIVGEIIERLGLHEVADTSADDLPTGTARLVEVGRAVAARPSLILLDEPAAGQDHTETERFGDLLRSLADDGTAVLLVEHDMGLVMNVCDEVFVLDLGKVIASGPPAVIREDEVVLAAYLGDV comes from the coding sequence GTGCCGTCGCTACTGGAAGTTGACGATGTCACCGTCGTGTTCGGCGGCAATCGCGCGCTCGACGGCGCGGGGCTGCGGGCCGAACGCGGCGCGGTGACCGGCTTGATCGGCCCCAACGGCGCCGGGAAGAGCACGCTGTTCGACGTGATCTGCGGGCTGCGCAAACCGACCACCGGGCGGGTGGCGATCGGCGGCGCGGACGTCACCCGGCTCGGGCCGTCGCGGCGCTCGCGGCACGGGCTGGCGCGCACGTTCCAGCGGCTGGAGTTGTTCGGGCGCTTGACCGTTCGCGACAACCTGCTGGTCGCGGCCGAACTCGGGCGGCACCGGCGGCAGGCGGCCGGAATCGTCGGCGAGATCATCGAGCGGCTCGGCCTGCACGAGGTGGCCGATACCTCCGCCGACGACCTGCCCACCGGCACCGCGCGGCTGGTGGAGGTGGGGCGGGCCGTCGCGGCGCGCCCGAGCCTGATCCTGCTGGACGAGCCCGCCGCGGGCCAGGACCACACCGAGACCGAGCGATTCGGTGACCTGCTGCGCTCGCTCGCCGACGACGGCACCGCGGTGCTGCTCGTCGAACACGACATGGGCCTGGTGATGAACGTCTGCGACGAAGTGTTCGTGCTGGATCTCGGCAAGGTCATCGCCTCCGGCCCGCCCGCGGTGATCCGCGAGGACGAGGTCGTGCTGGCGGCCTATCTGGGGGACGTATGA
- a CDS encoding ABC transporter ATP-binding protein codes for MNVRSELGTTTAATGSAAPNLVALCEARAAYDAITVLHGVNLEVASGQVVALLGPNGAGKTTALKVIAGIHPITSGRLLLGGRDVTGAPPRDLARAGVCLIPEGRGVFPNLTVRDNLLMMTFTGRPRAEIEEIAFTRFPILGKRAGQIAGTLSGGEQQMLALARGLATDPAVLLLDELSMGLAPLVVGQLYEQVAEIARQGVAVLVVEQFAAAVLGIVDHAAVLVRGRVSRRGHPDAIRDELAALYLGSSR; via the coding sequence ATGAACGTCCGGAGTGAGCTCGGAACCACCACGGCCGCAACGGGATCGGCCGCGCCGAACCTGGTCGCCCTGTGCGAGGCGCGGGCCGCCTACGACGCCATCACCGTGCTGCACGGTGTAAATCTGGAGGTCGCGTCCGGGCAGGTGGTCGCGCTGCTGGGACCCAACGGCGCGGGCAAGACCACCGCGCTGAAGGTGATCGCCGGTATCCACCCGATCACCTCGGGGCGGCTGCTGCTCGGCGGGCGCGATGTGACCGGCGCGCCACCGCGTGATCTCGCGCGGGCGGGGGTGTGCCTGATCCCGGAGGGCCGCGGCGTCTTCCCGAACCTCACGGTGCGCGACAACCTGCTGATGATGACCTTCACCGGCCGCCCGCGCGCCGAGATCGAGGAGATCGCGTTCACCCGGTTCCCCATCCTCGGCAAACGGGCGGGGCAGATCGCCGGGACCCTGTCCGGCGGTGAACAGCAGATGCTGGCACTGGCCCGCGGACTGGCCACCGATCCCGCGGTGCTGCTGCTCGACGAACTCTCAATGGGCCTGGCGCCCTTGGTCGTCGGGCAGCTCTACGAGCAGGTGGCCGAGATCGCCCGGCAGGGTGTCGCGGTGCTCGTGGTCGAACAGTTCGCCGCCGCGGTGCTGGGCATCGTCGACCACGCCGCCGTGCTGGTGCGCGGGCGGGTCTCACGGCGAGGACATCCGGACGCGATCCGCGACGAATTGGCAGCCCTCTACCTAGGAAGTTCGAGATGA
- a CDS encoding acyl-CoA dehydrogenase family protein, whose protein sequence is MSFDLSEDQELIRSSVAELCRKFDDQYWLQKDRDHEFPTEFYQAIAAGGWLGLTIPEEDGGHGLGITEATLLAEEVSRSGGGMNAASSIHMSIFGMQPVVVHGSEELKQRTLPRVATGDLHVCFGVTEPGAGLDTPRITTFARRDGDHYVVNGRKVWISKAVESEKILLLARTQSYAEVTKKTDGMTLFLTDIDRAHIDIRPIAKMGRNAVTSNEVFIDDLRIPVADRVGEEGQGFRYLLDGLNPERMLIAAEALGLGRVALDRAVRYAKERVVFDRPIGKNQAIQFPLADSLARLDAAELILRKATWRYDNGKSCGREANTAKYLCADAGFTAADRALQTHGGMGYAEEYHVSRYFREARVMRIAPVSQEMILNYLGSHTLGMPRSY, encoded by the coding sequence ATGAGTTTCGACCTGTCGGAGGACCAGGAGCTGATCCGGTCGTCGGTGGCCGAACTGTGCCGCAAGTTCGACGACCAGTACTGGCTGCAGAAGGACCGGGACCACGAATTCCCGACGGAGTTCTACCAGGCCATCGCCGCGGGCGGCTGGCTGGGCCTGACCATTCCGGAGGAGGACGGCGGGCACGGGCTCGGGATCACCGAGGCCACCCTGCTGGCCGAGGAGGTCTCGCGCTCCGGCGGCGGCATGAACGCCGCCAGCTCCATCCACATGTCGATCTTCGGGATGCAGCCGGTGGTGGTGCACGGATCGGAGGAACTCAAGCAGCGGACGCTGCCGCGGGTGGCCACCGGCGACCTGCACGTGTGTTTCGGCGTGACGGAACCCGGTGCGGGACTGGACACTCCGCGCATCACGACGTTCGCGCGCCGCGACGGCGACCACTACGTCGTCAACGGGCGCAAGGTGTGGATCTCGAAAGCCGTGGAGTCGGAGAAGATCCTGCTGCTCGCGCGGACGCAGAGCTACGCCGAGGTCACCAAGAAGACCGACGGCATGACGCTGTTCCTCACCGATATCGACCGCGCGCACATCGACATCCGGCCGATCGCCAAGATGGGCCGCAACGCCGTCACCTCCAACGAGGTCTTCATCGACGACCTGCGCATCCCCGTGGCGGATCGGGTCGGCGAGGAAGGCCAGGGCTTCCGGTACCTGCTCGACGGGCTCAACCCCGAGCGCATGCTGATCGCCGCCGAGGCGCTCGGGCTGGGCCGGGTGGCGCTGGACCGGGCCGTGCGGTACGCCAAGGAGCGAGTCGTGTTCGACCGGCCGATCGGCAAGAACCAGGCCATCCAGTTCCCGCTGGCCGACTCGCTGGCCCGGCTGGATGCCGCCGAACTCATCCTGCGCAAGGCGACCTGGCGCTACGACAACGGGAAATCCTGTGGGCGCGAGGCGAATACGGCGAAATACCTGTGCGCCGACGCCGGATTCACCGCCGCCGACCGCGCGCTGCAGACGCACGGTGGCATGGGCTACGCGGAGGAGTACCACGTGTCGCGCTACTTCCGGGAGGCGCGCGTGATGCGCATCGCCCCGGTCAGCCAAGAAATGATCTTGAACTATCTGGGTTCGCACACCCTGGGAATGCCGAGGAGCTACTGA
- a CDS encoding SDR family NAD(P)-dependent oxidoreductase: MTQQGLFDLTGRSALVTGAAGGIGSAVAQALATAGGGVLVTDRDGDAAAAVAEKITGNGGTAASFAFDVTDRDAADAAVERAAALTGGVLHIVVNNAGVTAPAMFPKTTAESVRRLFDIHALGTINCTQAALAYLPTDGTGRVINVTSAAGLVGTLGQVNYSAAKAAIIGITKSLAKELARKNILVNALAPLAATPMTETIRTDEKFSGPMLDRILLRRWAEPEEVAGAFVFLASDAASFITGQVLPVDGGTVI, from the coding sequence ATGACCCAGCAGGGACTGTTCGACCTCACCGGGCGCTCCGCGTTGGTCACCGGCGCGGCCGGTGGCATCGGCTCGGCCGTGGCGCAGGCGCTGGCCACCGCCGGCGGGGGCGTGCTGGTCACCGACCGTGACGGCGATGCCGCCGCGGCCGTCGCGGAGAAGATCACCGGGAACGGCGGCACGGCAGCGAGTTTCGCGTTCGACGTGACCGATCGGGACGCGGCCGACGCCGCCGTCGAGCGGGCTGCCGCGCTCACCGGCGGGGTGCTGCACATCGTGGTGAACAATGCCGGGGTCACCGCGCCCGCGATGTTCCCCAAGACCACCGCCGAATCGGTGCGGCGGCTGTTCGACATTCACGCGCTGGGCACGATCAACTGCACGCAGGCCGCGCTGGCCTACCTGCCCACCGACGGCACCGGGCGGGTCATCAACGTCACCTCCGCCGCCGGGCTGGTGGGCACGCTCGGCCAGGTGAACTACTCGGCCGCCAAGGCCGCCATCATCGGCATCACCAAATCACTGGCGAAAGAGCTGGCGCGCAAGAACATTCTGGTCAACGCGCTCGCCCCGCTGGCCGCGACGCCGATGACCGAGACCATCCGCACCGACGAGAAGTTCTCCGGGCCGATGCTCGACCGGATCCTGTTGCGGCGCTGGGCCGAACCGGAGGAGGTGGCGGGCGCGTTCGTGTTCCTCGCCTCCGACGCGGCCTCGTTCATCACCGGGCAGGTGCTGCCGGTGGACGGCGGCACGGTGATCTGA